In Leisingera methylohalidivorans DSM 14336, a single genomic region encodes these proteins:
- a CDS encoding carbohydrate ABC transporter permease, translated as MARAITSQRKALNTALAWGVGLLIFFPILWTILTSFKTEAQAISDPPVFLFFDWTLENYTVVQERSNYGRFLWNSIIIAGGSTILGILIAVPAAWSMAFVPSKRTKDILLWMLSTKMLPAVGVLYPIYLIFIKMGLLDTKVGLVIVLMLINLPIIVWMLYTYFKEIPGEILEAARMDGATLREEVLYILTPMAIPGIASTLLLNVILAWNEAFWTLNLTAAKAAPLTAFIASYSSPEGLFYAKLSAASTMAIAPILILGWFSQKQLVSGLTFGAVK; from the coding sequence TGCCCTGGCCTGGGGTGTGGGCCTTCTGATCTTCTTCCCGATCCTCTGGACCATCCTGACCAGCTTCAAGACCGAAGCCCAGGCCATCAGCGACCCGCCGGTCTTCCTGTTCTTTGACTGGACGCTGGAGAACTACACCGTGGTACAGGAGCGCTCCAACTATGGCCGGTTCCTGTGGAATTCGATCATCATCGCAGGCGGCTCCACCATTCTCGGCATTCTGATCGCGGTGCCCGCCGCCTGGTCGATGGCCTTTGTGCCCTCGAAACGGACCAAGGACATTCTTCTGTGGATGCTGTCTACCAAAATGCTGCCTGCCGTGGGCGTGCTGTACCCGATCTACCTGATCTTCATCAAAATGGGGCTGCTGGATACCAAGGTGGGACTGGTCATCGTGCTGATGCTGATCAACCTGCCGATCATCGTCTGGATGCTTTACACCTACTTCAAGGAGATCCCCGGCGAGATCCTGGAGGCCGCCCGGATGGATGGCGCTACCCTGCGCGAAGAGGTGCTGTATATCCTGACGCCCATGGCCATTCCCGGCATCGCCTCGACGCTGCTGCTGAATGTGATCCTGGCCTGGAACGAAGCCTTCTGGACCCTCAACCTGACCGCGGCCAAGGCAGCCCCCCTCACCGCCTTCATCGCCAGCTACTCCAGCCCCGAAGGCCTGTTCTACGCCAAGCTCAGCGCGGCCTCCACTATGGCTATTGCCCCGATCCTGATCCTTGGCTGGTTCAGCCAGAAACAACTCGTCAGCGGCCTGACCTTCGGCGCTGTGAAATAA
- a CDS encoding ABC transporter ATP-binding protein, producing MGRITLDKVSKSFGDVQVIPPLDLTIDDGEFTVFVGPSGCGKSTLLRLIAGLEDVSSGQIRIDKQDATYVPPAKRGLAMVFQSYALYPHMSVRKNIAFPMRMAKVPAEEQNRRIEAAANALNLTDYLDRRPGQLSGGQRQRVAIGRAIVREPSAFLFDEPLSNLDAALRVGMRLEISELHERLETTMIYVTHDQVEAMTMADKIVVLQAGVIEQVGSPLELYHTPRNKFVAGFIGSPKMNFIEGAEAAKHGAHTIGVRPEHIEVSGEAGAWSGVVSVSEHLGSDTFFHVHDSGLAETITVRAGGEVGFRHGDRIFMTPRADVIHKFDAEGLRIA from the coding sequence ATGGGACGTATCACTCTGGACAAGGTCTCCAAAAGCTTTGGCGACGTACAAGTCATCCCGCCCTTGGACCTGACCATCGATGATGGCGAATTCACGGTCTTTGTCGGCCCGTCGGGCTGCGGCAAATCCACCCTCTTGCGGCTGATCGCCGGGCTGGAGGATGTGAGCTCCGGCCAGATCCGCATCGACAAACAGGACGCCACATACGTGCCGCCCGCGAAACGCGGGCTGGCGATGGTGTTCCAGTCCTACGCACTCTATCCGCATATGTCGGTGCGCAAGAACATCGCCTTTCCGATGCGGATGGCCAAGGTCCCGGCAGAGGAGCAGAACCGCCGCATCGAAGCCGCGGCCAACGCGCTGAACCTCACCGATTACCTGGACCGCCGCCCCGGCCAGCTGTCCGGCGGACAGCGCCAAAGGGTGGCAATCGGGCGCGCCATTGTGCGCGAGCCTTCGGCGTTCCTGTTCGATGAGCCGTTATCGAACCTTGATGCGGCCCTGAGGGTGGGGATGCGGCTGGAGATTTCCGAGCTGCACGAACGGCTGGAAACCACGATGATCTACGTGACTCACGACCAGGTCGAAGCCATGACCATGGCCGACAAGATCGTGGTGCTGCAGGCCGGTGTAATCGAACAGGTCGGCTCGCCGCTCGAATTGTACCACACGCCGCGCAACAAGTTCGTGGCCGGCTTCATCGGCTCGCCCAAGATGAACTTCATTGAAGGCGCGGAGGCCGCCAAACACGGCGCCCACACCATCGGCGTCCGCCCCGAGCATATCGAGGTGTCCGGCGAGGCCGGCGCCTGGTCCGGCGTGGTCAGCGTTTCGGAACACTTGGGCTCTGACACGTTCTTCCATGTGCATGACAGCGGCCTGGCGGAAACCATCACCGTGCGCGCCGGCGGCGAAGTCGGCTTCCGCCACGGCGACCGCATCTTCATGACCCCGCGCGCCGATGTGATCCACAAGTTTGACGCAGAAGGGCTGCGGATCGCATGA
- a CDS encoding L-iditol 2-dehydrogenase — protein sequence MKRLAGKTALITGGARGIGRAFAEAYVREGARVAIADIDFEGAQAAAEKLGGGSAAVRLDVTDQASIEQAAARTVADLGRIDILINNAAIFTAAPVSEITRNDYDCAFAVNVAGTLFTLQAVARHMIERGEGGKIINMASQAGRRGEPLVAVYCATKAAVISLTQSAGLNLIRHGINVNAISPGVVEGEHWDGVDALFAKHEGKAPGQKKQEVAQAVPYGRIGRGEDLTGMAVFLASDEAEYVVAQTYNVDGGQWMS from the coding sequence ATGAAGCGGCTGGCAGGCAAAACCGCGCTGATAACCGGCGGCGCCCGGGGGATCGGCCGTGCCTTCGCAGAGGCCTATGTCCGCGAAGGCGCCCGCGTGGCTATCGCCGATATTGATTTCGAAGGCGCGCAAGCGGCGGCTGAGAAACTGGGCGGCGGGTCGGCTGCCGTCCGGCTGGATGTCACCGATCAGGCCAGTATTGAACAGGCCGCTGCCCGGACGGTTGCCGACTTGGGCCGGATCGACATCCTGATCAACAACGCGGCCATCTTCACCGCCGCTCCGGTGAGTGAAATTACCCGCAATGACTATGACTGCGCCTTTGCCGTCAATGTCGCGGGCACGCTGTTCACCCTGCAGGCAGTGGCCCGGCACATGATCGAACGCGGCGAAGGCGGCAAGATCATCAACATGGCCAGCCAGGCCGGGCGGCGCGGGGAACCGCTGGTTGCCGTCTACTGCGCCACCAAGGCGGCCGTCATCAGCCTGACCCAATCTGCCGGGCTCAACCTGATCCGGCACGGAATCAACGTGAATGCCATCTCCCCCGGTGTGGTGGAGGGTGAGCATTGGGACGGCGTCGATGCGCTCTTTGCCAAGCATGAGGGCAAGGCGCCCGGCCAGAAGAAGCAAGAGGTGGCGCAGGCGGTGCCTTACGGGCGCATCGGACGGGGGGAGGACTTGACCGGCATGGCTGTTTTTCTGGCCTCGGACGAGGCCGAATATGTCGTTGCCCAGACCTACAATGTGGATGGCGGACAATGGATGAGCTGA